One genomic region from Ornithinicoccus hortensis encodes:
- a CDS encoding HNH endonuclease signature motif containing protein codes for MAGVEAALGAVPRQAWAGLEAPAVRALYARLSRVAEQVCAHKMAAARVLEAAGTARQHGAASTGSLLGSDFGGDRREGDELVRLGDTLHQARAGATEDAFGAGQITRAQAQVIGKILKDLPEDVTPEERATAETTLLGQAGTMTLRDLRARGDRISEVFRATPEQTDADEEQVVARRERRARSLTTFWMRETGEGTYQGGFTIPTVQGDLLKTILDAVASPRRNHLHTTRPETATGGGSGSSAGPGGPDGSGGRGDDRSYPQKLGQAFCALIEHTPTDGFVQSGGSAAVVAVSLSQEKLATGTGCGTTSTGIRLTAGQIRRLACTQQILPQVFDGKSLPLDHGTLRRLFSKHQRIGIGQRDQGCAMPGCDRPPGWCEFHHAGNPWSTGGETNLDQGVMLCAFHHHLIHDQHWQIRFHPGDGIPEFRPPGGTTWARNTRYRPPRDLGVAPTPALLNHP; via the coding sequence GTGGCGGGGGTGGAGGCCGCCCTCGGTGCGGTGCCGCGTCAGGCGTGGGCGGGCCTGGAGGCGCCCGCGGTGCGGGCGTTGTATGCCCGGTTGTCGCGGGTGGCCGAGCAGGTCTGTGCGCACAAGATGGCCGCAGCCCGGGTGTTGGAAGCGGCCGGCACGGCCCGCCAGCACGGCGCAGCCTCGACAGGGTCGCTACTCGGGTCCGACTTCGGCGGGGACCGGCGCGAGGGCGATGAACTGGTTCGGCTCGGCGACACCCTGCACCAAGCACGCGCCGGTGCGACCGAGGACGCCTTCGGCGCCGGGCAGATCACCCGGGCCCAGGCACAGGTGATCGGCAAGATCCTCAAAGACCTACCCGAAGACGTGACCCCTGAGGAGCGGGCGACGGCAGAGACCACCCTGCTCGGCCAGGCCGGCACGATGACGCTGCGGGACCTGCGGGCCAGGGGCGACCGGATCAGCGAAGTCTTCCGGGCCACCCCGGAGCAGACCGACGCCGATGAGGAACAGGTCGTGGCCCGTCGCGAACGCCGCGCCCGGTCCCTGACCACGTTCTGGATGCGAGAGACCGGTGAGGGCACCTACCAGGGCGGCTTCACCATCCCCACCGTCCAGGGCGACCTCCTCAAGACCATCCTGGACGCGGTCGCCTCACCCCGCCGCAACCACCTCCACACCACCCGACCCGAAACCGCAACCGGCGGCGGCTCTGGTAGCTCTGCCGGGCCGGGTGGCCCGGACGGGTCGGGTGGCCGCGGTGATGACCGGTCCTACCCGCAGAAACTGGGGCAGGCGTTCTGCGCCCTGATCGAGCACACCCCGACCGACGGGTTCGTCCAGTCCGGTGGCTCGGCGGCCGTGGTCGCGGTCTCCCTGTCCCAGGAGAAACTCGCCACCGGGACCGGGTGCGGCACGACCTCGACTGGCATCCGGTTGACCGCCGGACAGATCCGCCGGTTGGCCTGCACCCAACAGATCCTGCCCCAGGTCTTCGACGGTAAGAGCCTGCCGTTGGACCACGGGACCCTGCGCCGGTTGTTCAGCAAGCACCAACGGATCGGGATCGGGCAACGCGACCAAGGATGCGCGATGCCCGGCTGTGACCGACCCCCGGGGTGGTGTGAGTTCCACCACGCCGGCAACCCCTGGTCCACCGGGGGCGAGACGAACCTGGACCAGGGCGTGATGCTCTGCGCGTTCCACCACCACCTGATCCACGACCAACACTGGCAGATCAGATTCCACCCCGGCGACGGGATCCCCGAATTCCGGCCACCCGGAGGCACCACCTGGGCCCGCAACACCCGATACCGACCACCCCGAGATCTCGGGGTGGCACCCACCCCAGCCCTGCTCAACCACCCATAA